In Bacteroidota bacterium, a single genomic region encodes these proteins:
- a CDS encoding T9SS type A sorting domain-containing protein, producing MKSKHHAFKLVAFLLLMFRFPAFAQQGSLLFDGVDDKVVVPANTAFNSANSLTCEAWINATQWKAQIYQGTIVGKDGSNTSGYALRCGANGKLSFVIGGPGGWTEATCGSIMQANVWTHVAGVFDNGAIKIYVNGNLVGTNTASTITASTVSLLIGESPGFAGRVFKGYLDEVRIWNVARSQADILANMTVDLPNNEPGLVAYYKFNQISGTSTPNEISATVNTIGTLTNFPANPWSTGYVPPSTDISASAVLSPDVITYYSGASRVRAAFKNTGLDTVTGFSVGYILNNGTPVVESITQTLLPNQEINYAFHDVIESVGNTSNLKVFTALAADNNALNDTTRLTLTKPSNGIYTLPIFTAVRHNFGAFGQTQHVVMPLPDNNTRFSQIIMKISVACPSSGCDPWDQPAKISLVKNGQTYELARFITPYGKACGPWTIDVTDFKSLLQGNCDFESYIQVWGASGWLLTVTLDFIEATSPLPYQKITRLWENDNWVYGDPNISYDLPLQTVSINPQTQAVDMRMTNTGHGQANTNNAAEFSIKTHTVQVNGSTVANHYLWKADCDLNTCSNQSGTWVYDRAGWCPGQGVDPYWVNLNSQFSAGQNLTVDYTLQPYVNLLNTGYNGGSHTEPHYKIHSFLVEKSNVFIDGDSLINASALRLSYPINNAQLGASTPIKVWLKNNGTTALSGFNIYCFVNGSLLTKDVPNLLLLAGDSIEYTFSLTGNFVSGIEYHIAALVDIANDAASSDDVASVIINSTVGQIELSQINPSLTIFPNPTKGTFTLKTDNLKEDAQITISDLSGKVIFQSSYSLEQATKGVIFNTGFAEGFYIIEMKGKSTRMFEKLIINN from the coding sequence ATGAAAAGTAAACACCACGCATTTAAACTAGTCGCTTTTTTACTCTTAATGTTTCGTTTTCCTGCTTTTGCACAACAAGGTAGCTTGCTGTTTGATGGTGTCGACGACAAGGTAGTTGTTCCGGCAAATACCGCTTTTAATTCTGCCAATAGCCTAACCTGCGAAGCATGGATAAATGCCACGCAATGGAAAGCCCAAATTTATCAAGGAACGATCGTCGGAAAAGACGGAAGCAATACAAGTGGATATGCGCTGCGATGTGGTGCTAATGGAAAACTAAGCTTTGTTATTGGCGGCCCCGGCGGGTGGACCGAAGCAACTTGCGGCAGCATTATGCAGGCAAATGTATGGACACATGTGGCCGGTGTGTTTGACAATGGCGCAATAAAGATTTACGTAAATGGTAACTTGGTGGGCACCAACACTGCCTCTACAATTACGGCATCAACGGTTAGTTTATTAATTGGTGAAAGCCCGGGTTTTGCCGGTCGTGTCTTTAAAGGGTATTTAGATGAAGTTAGAATATGGAACGTAGCACGCTCTCAGGCGGATATATTGGCAAATATGACCGTTGACTTGCCGAACAATGAACCTGGTTTGGTGGCCTATTACAAATTTAATCAAATTAGCGGGACAAGCACACCAAATGAGATTTCTGCAACAGTTAATACAATTGGCACATTAACAAACTTTCCAGCTAATCCATGGTCTACCGGCTACGTGCCACCCAGCACAGATATTAGCGCCAGTGCCGTTTTGTCGCCCGATGTCATAACCTATTATTCCGGAGCCTCTCGCGTGCGTGCTGCTTTTAAAAACACCGGACTAGATACAGTAACCGGTTTTTCTGTGGGGTATATTTTAAATAATGGAACTCCTGTTGTTGAAAGTATCACACAAACGTTATTGCCCAATCAAGAAATAAATTACGCTTTTCACGATGTAATTGAAAGTGTTGGAAATACTAGTAATTTAAAGGTATTCACAGCCCTTGCTGCTGATAATAACGCACTTAACGATACAACACGATTAACGCTTACAAAACCAAGTAATGGTATTTACACACTCCCAATTTTTACTGCTGTGCGACACAATTTTGGAGCTTTTGGTCAAACGCAACATGTAGTTATGCCCTTGCCGGATAACAACACGCGGTTCAGCCAAATTATTATGAAAATAAGTGTCGCCTGCCCTTCAAGTGGCTGCGATCCGTGGGATCAACCGGCTAAAATTTCGCTGGTAAAAAATGGTCAAACATATGAATTGGCGCGCTTTATTACACCCTATGGTAAAGCTTGCGGTCCATGGACAATTGATGTTACCGATTTCAAATCCTTGCTGCAAGGAAACTGCGATTTCGAATCCTATATTCAAGTTTGGGGTGCCTCTGGTTGGTTGCTAACGGTAACACTTGATTTTATTGAGGCAACAAGCCCTCTCCCCTATCAGAAAATTACTCGTCTATGGGAAAATGATAACTGGGTTTATGGAGATCCTAACATAAGCTATGATTTACCTTTGCAAACAGTTTCAATAAACCCGCAAACGCAAGCAGTGGATATGCGTATGACAAATACCGGGCATGGACAAGCAAATACAAACAACGCTGCCGAATTTTCCATTAAAACACACACTGTTCAGGTAAATGGTAGCACTGTTGCCAATCATTATTTATGGAAAGCTGATTGTGATTTAAATACCTGTAGCAATCAAAGCGGAACATGGGTATATGATCGCGCGGGTTGGTGTCCGGGTCAAGGTGTGGATCCCTATTGGGTGAATTTAAATTCACAATTTAGTGCAGGCCAAAACTTAACTGTGGATTATACACTTCAGCCTTATGTAAACTTATTAAACACTGGCTACAACGGAGGCAGCCACACTGAACCACATTATAAAATTCATTCATTTTTGGTCGAAAAATCCAATGTATTTATTGATGGAGATTCGCTTATCAATGCTTCTGCCTTACGCCTCTCCTACCCTATTAACAATGCCCAACTCGGAGCATCCACCCCTATAAAAGTGTGGTTAAAAAACAACGGAACTACTGCGCTTTCTGGGTTTAATATTTATTGTTTCGTAAATGGCTCTTTGCTTACCAAGGATGTTCCTAACTTATTGCTCCTAGCGGGAGATAGCATAGAGTACACTTTTTCCCTTACTGGAAATTTTGTTTCCGGCATAGAGTATCACATTGCTGCTTTGGTTGATATAGCTAATGATGCGGCAAGTTCGGACGATGTTGCTTCGGTGATCATAAATAGTACTGTGGGGCAAATTGAACTTTCGCAAATCAATCCTAGCTTAACTATTTTTCCCAACCCTACAAAGGGTACTTTTACCTTAAAAACCGACAACCTTAAAGAGGATGCACAAATTACGATATCAGATCTAAGTGGAAAAGTTATATTTCAATCAAGCTATTCTCTTGAGCAAGCAACAAAAGGGGTAATATTTAACACCGGTTTTGCTGAAGGCTTTTACATTATTGAGATGAAAGGCAAAAGCACACGTATGTTTGAGAAACTAATTATCAATAATTAA
- a CDS encoding PorT family protein: MKLAKSIVIIALLSISFGVSAQKAEVGLSGGVGTTWLMNKNVFDYGDNLDPVVSLGGNYGIAATVYFTEKVGLGIELNNAIVNQKYKGVIGSSDYDSKTKITYFDIPLLLKLKSGKSGFYFEIGPKLSYVLNATEEYNSSLQTLSYNGTGVRNDFNATVISGVVGIGGRINVVDALTISLGLRLSGGITDATKEYDITTIGNSGVSTTAANVGSDGVLDYKRTTLATGGLQIGVLYRIGK, from the coding sequence ATGAAACTAGCAAAATCAATTGTAATTATTGCTTTATTATCAATAAGCTTCGGCGTAAGTGCCCAAAAAGCAGAGGTTGGCTTAAGTGGTGGAGTTGGAACAACTTGGCTAATGAATAAAAATGTGTTCGATTATGGCGACAATCTTGATCCTGTTGTTTCCCTTGGAGGTAACTATGGAATTGCCGCAACCGTATATTTTACCGAGAAAGTAGGTCTTGGAATTGAGCTAAACAATGCAATTGTAAATCAAAAATACAAAGGCGTTATTGGCTCTTCTGATTATGATTCAAAAACCAAAATAACCTATTTTGATATACCTCTTTTATTAAAACTAAAGTCGGGAAAGTCCGGGTTTTATTTTGAAATTGGGCCAAAATTAAGCTATGTTTTAAACGCAACTGAGGAGTATAATTCTTCCCTCCAAACTTTGAGTTACAATGGTACTGGAGTAAGAAACGATTTTAACGCTACTGTAATTTCAGGAGTTGTTGGCATTGGCGGTAGAATTAATGTGGTGGACGCATTAACCATATCTCTCGGATTGCGCCTCTCCGGAGGAATAACAGATGCAACAAAAGAGTATGATATTACTACTATTGGTAATTCAGGGGTGAGCACAACTGCAGCAAATGTTGGGTCTGATGGCGTTTTGGATTACAAGCGCACTACCCTCGCCACCGGTGGTTTGCAAATTGGAGTTTTATATAGAATTGGTAAATAA